The Psychrobacter arenosus region TCATCTGCAATCAAAATTTTAGGGCGCTGTGCCAACGCCATAGCAATCATAACCCGTTGGCGCTGACCTCCTGATAGCTCGTGCGGATAACGGGCAAGTTTCGTTTCAGGGTCGGTAATATTGACATCGTTAAGCAGGTTTAACCGCTGCCCCGCAATCTCAGACTTCTTTACCCCGGCTAGTATTAAGCTCTCGGAAAGCTGGCGTCCGACCGTATGTAAAGGGTTTAATGCCGTCATTGGCTCTTGAAAAATCATGCCGATACGGGTACCGCGAATTTGTTGAAAGCTATGCTCGCGTTGTTTGTCTTGCTTGGTCGCGCTACTGGTTAAGTTTAGTTGATTCGCTAATGGTAATTGCCCGACCCCGGCCAGTGTTAATTCGCCAGATATGCTTAGGCTATTTGCTAATAGTCCTAATAAAGCCAAACTCGATATGGATTTACCCGAGCCAGACTCCCCTACTATCGCTAGCGTCTGCGTGCCAAATAAGTCATAGGATAATTGGTCCACTAAGGTGGCATTGGCTGAAGCTATCGTTAGCTTGCGTAATGATAATACGAGTTCGGCATGAGAATCAGCAGCGGGCGCATTAAGGTCATGGCTATTAGTGTTTTGGGTCAAAAGCATCGCGTAGCCCCTCCCCAATAAAGATTAGTAGCGATAAAATAAAGGTCAAACTAAAGAATCCTGACAGGGCTAACCAAGGCGCATCTAAGTTATTACGGCCCTGCACCATCAGCTCGCCCAGTGACGGTGACCCCGGCGGCAAGCCATACCCTAAAAAGTCTAAGGAGGTCAGTGCTATGACATTGGCCGTTAAGATAAATGGCAATTGCGATAAGCTTGAGGCTAAGGCGTTAGGTAAGATATGGCGGATCATAATCTGCCAATCAGACACTCCTAAATTACGTGCGGCTCTTACATAATCAAAGTTACGCGCTCGCAGAAACTCAGCCCGTACTAGACCGACCAGCCCCACCCAACCAAACAGCAGCATCAACGCAAATAGGATATAAACACTGGGGCTAAATAAGCTGACTAAGATAATAATCATAAACAGCTGCGGCATGCCACTCCATACTTCCATAAAGCGCTGCCCGGCTAAGTCTACCCAACCGCCGTAATAGCCCTGAATAGCGCCTACGATAATCCCAATCAGTGCCCCTGCTGCCGTCAGTGCTAAACCAAACAATAGTGAAATTCGCATCCCATAGAGAATACGCGCCAACACATCGCGACCCACATCATCCGTACCGAGCCAATTTTGCGCATTGGGCGGCGCAGGATAAGGCACAGCCCGTTCCACATTAGGCGTCTGATCGGCAAAGGGTATCGGCGGCATAATATAGTAGCCGTCTGCGTTAATTAGCGCTTTTACCGCCGGGTCCTTGTAGTTGGCTTCGGTCTCAAAAATGCCACCAAAAGTAGTTTCAGGATAGGCTTTAACGATTGGGAAATAATAATCGCCCTGATACTGCACCAGTAGCGGCTTATCATTCGCAATGACTTCCACCGCCATACAAATAGCAAATATAATTGAGAAGAGTATTAAGGCAATCATACCCAAGCGATTGCGCCGGAAACGCTGCAGACGCGCCTGCCAAATCGGATTAGTAACAAAGGACTTTTTAGCTGGCATAGCCGTTTTAAAATTTGCGCTTTGATCCGCAGTATTATTGTGCGTAGAGCCCGGCGTTAAAGAATCTGACATTTAGCGCCCCTCAAAGTCGATGCGAGGATCGATTAAATGATAGCTAATATCGCTGATTAACTGCACGAGTAAACCTACCAAGGTAAAGATAAATAAAGAGCCAAATATCACTGGATAATCGCGCTGCTGAATGGCTTCAAAGCCCAACAAGCCTA contains the following coding sequences:
- a CDS encoding ABC transporter permease, whose amino-acid sequence is MPAKKSFVTNPIWQARLQRFRRNRLGMIALILFSIIFAICMAVEVIANDKPLLVQYQGDYYFPIVKAYPETTFGGIFETEANYKDPAVKALINADGYYIMPPIPFADQTPNVERAVPYPAPPNAQNWLGTDDVGRDVLARILYGMRISLLFGLALTAAGALIGIIVGAIQGYYGGWVDLAGQRFMEVWSGMPQLFMIIILVSLFSPSVYILFALMLLFGWVGLVGLVRAEFLRARNFDYVRAARNLGVSDWQIMIRHILPNALASSLSQLPFILTANVIALTSLDFLGYGLPPGSPSLGELMVQGRNNLDAPWLALSGFFSLTFILSLLIFIGEGLRDAFDPKH